In Brienomyrus brachyistius isolate T26 chromosome 14, BBRACH_0.4, whole genome shotgun sequence, the following proteins share a genomic window:
- the si:dkey-177p2.6 gene encoding cell division cycle-associated protein 4 isoform X1 yields the protein MRRKSGIQTSMCRLNTDPSGKEVDQPRDVLSSPRYMLGRGVKRKLSDCEMVGGAGPGVELPYPQQRQLVLDLCLDKLQRCRARVEPSLHRSVLLANTLRQIQEEMRREGGDPPTGPAPIPAHTATPLHTPDLPPIPKDYALPPRELGVAGDCSTGEPLACPGCEGQSVSFPSSEEGCTEDLTMGARSADSLFGSFEITNSTSYLTDLAFDDIFEDIDTSMYDSSDFSVLALSPARSSGTTSGVEDSLKPFPSCTTASALQLCLTDLNDLDHIMEILVGS from the exons ATGAGAAGAAAAAGCGGAATTCAAACCAGTATGTGCCGTCTGAATACCGACCCAAGCGGAAAGGAAGTTGATCAACCAAGAGATGTCCTTTCTTCGCCAAG GTACATGTTGGGTCGCGGAGTGAAGCGCAAGTTGAGCGATTGTGAGAtggttgggggggcggggcctggAGTGGAGCTCCCGTACCCACAGCAGCGGCAGCTGGTGCTGGACCTCTGCCTGGACAAGCTGCAGAGGTGCCGAGCGCGGGTGGAGCCCAGCCTGCACCGCTCTGTGCTGCTGGCCAACACACTGCGCCAGATCCAGGAAGAGATGCGACGGGAGGGCGGGGACCCACCCACTGGCCCCGCCCCGATTCCTGCACACACGGCCACGCCCCTGCACACACCCGACCTGCCTCCCATCCCCAAGGACTATGCCCTGCCACCGAGAGAGCTGGGGGTCGCTGGGGACTGTTCCACAGGTGAGCCCCTGGCATGTCCTGGGTGTGAAGGACAGAGTGTCTCCTTCCCTTCCTCTGAGGAAGGCTGCACCGAGGACTTGACGATGGGTGCCAGGTCTGCAGACTCTCTCTTCGGCTCCTTTGAAATCACAAACTCCACCAGCTATCTGACGGACCTGGCCTTCGACGACATCTTTGAGGACATCGACACCTCCATGTATGACTCGTCCGACTTCTCCGTCCTGGCCTTGAGCCCGGCGCGCAGCAGTGGCACCACCTCTGGCGTGGAGGACAGCCTGAAGCCATTCCCCAGCTGCACCACGGCCAGTGCACTGCAGCTGTGTCTCACAGACCTTAACGACCTGGACCACATCATGGAGATCCTGGTGGGCTCATAA
- the cdca4 gene encoding cell division cycle-associated protein 4, whose protein sequence is MFPKGTKRKFCDVADEAAGGQGAGVRAASSYTMQRQSLLDMSLIKLQLCHMLVEPNLCRSVLIANTVRQIQEEMTQDGTWQAMAEAFHSGQAPSDRLEATEVLCRPPTRSQDEEPKSFSVIGYEGCHSEEVVVDDDAACTYMPGSLAAGPCWDEDDLKDATDHDEDDEDEEKGDGETGLGGDDVGHLGEDSKTTEQVFGTFEIKNPVSIPDPALEELFSDVDASYYDLDTMLTGMQSAPKMGPYDLLESLSHGSASITSNSSCRPDLNELDHIMEIIVGS, encoded by the coding sequence ATGTTTCCCAAAGGCACAAAGCGCAAGTTTTGCGACGTGGCGGACGAGGCTGCAGGCGGGCAGGGGGCAGGTGTCAGGGCGGCGTCGTCCTACACGATGCAGCGGCAGTCGCTGTTGGACATGTCTCTGATCAAGCTGCAGTTGTGCCACATGCTGGTCGAGCCCAATCTGTGCCGCTCTGTGCTCATCGCTAACACCGTGCGTCAGATTCAAGAGGAGATGACACAGGACGGGACCTGGCAGGCGATGGCTGAGGCCTTCCACTCTGGCCAGGCCCCTTCGGATCGCCTGGAGGCCACGGAGGTCCTGTGCCGGCCGCCCACACGGAGTCAAGACGAAGAACCCAAAAGCTTCTCTGTCATTGGCTATGAGGGCTGCCACTCAGAGGAGGTGGTGGTGGATGATGATGCCGCGTGTACCTACATGCCAGGTAGCCTGGCCGCGGGGCCCTGCTGGGATGAAGATGACTTGAAGGATGCTACGGATCATGACGAAGACGACGAGGACGAAGAAAAGGGTGATGGTGAGACAGGATTGGGAGGAGACGATGTCGGGCATTTGGGAGAAGACTCCAAGACCACAGAACAGGTCTTTGGTACATTTGAGATCAAGAATCCAGTCTCCATTCCGGACCCTGCGCTGGAGGAGCTGTTCTCGGACGTTGATGCCTCGTACTACGACTTGGACACCATGCTAACGGGCATGCAAAGCGCACCCAAGATGGGTCCCTATGACCTTCTGGAGAGCCTGTCTCATGGGTCTGCCTCCATCACCTCCAACTCCAGCTGTCGGCCTGATCTCAACGAGCTGGACCACATCATGGAGATCATTGTGGGGTCATAA
- the si:dkey-177p2.6 gene encoding SERTA domain-containing protein 2 isoform X2, with product MLGRGVKRKLSDCEMVGGAGPGVELPYPQQRQLVLDLCLDKLQRCRARVEPSLHRSVLLANTLRQIQEEMRREGGDPPTGPAPIPAHTATPLHTPDLPPIPKDYALPPRELGVAGDCSTGEPLACPGCEGQSVSFPSSEEGCTEDLTMGARSADSLFGSFEITNSTSYLTDLAFDDIFEDIDTSMYDSSDFSVLALSPARSSGTTSGVEDSLKPFPSCTTASALQLCLTDLNDLDHIMEILVGS from the coding sequence ATGTTGGGTCGCGGAGTGAAGCGCAAGTTGAGCGATTGTGAGAtggttgggggggcggggcctggAGTGGAGCTCCCGTACCCACAGCAGCGGCAGCTGGTGCTGGACCTCTGCCTGGACAAGCTGCAGAGGTGCCGAGCGCGGGTGGAGCCCAGCCTGCACCGCTCTGTGCTGCTGGCCAACACACTGCGCCAGATCCAGGAAGAGATGCGACGGGAGGGCGGGGACCCACCCACTGGCCCCGCCCCGATTCCTGCACACACGGCCACGCCCCTGCACACACCCGACCTGCCTCCCATCCCCAAGGACTATGCCCTGCCACCGAGAGAGCTGGGGGTCGCTGGGGACTGTTCCACAGGTGAGCCCCTGGCATGTCCTGGGTGTGAAGGACAGAGTGTCTCCTTCCCTTCCTCTGAGGAAGGCTGCACCGAGGACTTGACGATGGGTGCCAGGTCTGCAGACTCTCTCTTCGGCTCCTTTGAAATCACAAACTCCACCAGCTATCTGACGGACCTGGCCTTCGACGACATCTTTGAGGACATCGACACCTCCATGTATGACTCGTCCGACTTCTCCGTCCTGGCCTTGAGCCCGGCGCGCAGCAGTGGCACCACCTCTGGCGTGGAGGACAGCCTGAAGCCATTCCCCAGCTGCACCACGGCCAGTGCACTGCAGCTGTGTCTCACAGACCTTAACGACCTGGACCACATCATGGAGATCCTGGTGGGCTCATAA